Genomic DNA from Prunus persica cultivar Lovell chromosome G1, Prunus_persica_NCBIv2, whole genome shotgun sequence:
TTTTAATCGCttcttctcaaaaaaaaaaaaaaaaaaaaaaaaaaaaactcgcccctttgttttggtttgtaCACCAATTCTTAACATCTTCCCAAGAATCTACTGTTCCCGTAAATTGCAAAGACGGGGAAATGagacaagaaaaaagatttaaaagaaatgaagGCAAGTACCAAGTCTCTTCACGGACCATTTTATTGTTGCTTCACATTTTTAGCCCTACCATAAATCCAAAAGATCGTAACCGCATCTCCAACAAGACCTTGGTAATCCCTCCATACTTGTTGTCTTATGCCGTTTAAGCCTCAATGCTCATCTCAACCTTAGCCATACCCGAAATCTTACGATAAAAACCCGAACTGTAAACGAAAGCAGCTCATAGTCTCCATCCACTTTGCAACATTTTGATGGGTGCTTTGAAAACCTTGTTTGGAAACAGTAAATTTTCAGTGAAACTACCATTCACAAATCCACAACAGAAAGCCCCCAACACATCGGCTCGCAAAATTTCTATCAGACACCTAACTCGGAGACACAGAACATGAGCTGACAACCCATCAATTCTCCAACTTCCCATTTGCAATGGCTCAATTTTTATCAGCATCAACATCACCATTAACATCAAATTTGTCTCTTGGAAAGACCCGCTTCAGATTTTCACCAAAACATGGCCGCCCCTCCATTGCCCATAGCATTCAACCCCCATTCAATTCAAATGCAGACTTAAATTTCCAAACTTTGTCCCCTTTAAACCCTCTTTTGGCAAATTCACCCCTTTCTCACGCTGCAACAAGAGTTTCTTCACATGGGTTTCTTGATAAAGATGAGAAAGATGATATTTTGCCAGTCTTTGAGGAACGGCCAGTCAAATTtgtcttttgggttttggtttggGCCTCTGTGTCCCTTGCTTTGTTCGCAGCTTCTGGGGATGCTAATGCCGcagcagctgctgctgctgattcCATTAGAGCCTCCAGTTTTGGCCTGAAGATTGCGAGCGCCCTTCGAGGCTCAGGCTGGCCTGATGAGGCTGTGGTATTTGCCCTGGCTACGCTTCCTGTGATTGAGCTTCGTGGGGCTATTCCTGTTGGTTACTGGCTGCAACTCAAGCCTGTTATGCTAACCGTTCTATCCGTTCTGGGGTTAGTCTTTTCCCTCTGTATCCGTATTTTGATATTCCACTTGatttttgttggattttttttttcaccaatGCTCTTTTACAACTTTGCCTTCGCTGTTCCTTTGTATCTGTTTGATAGAATATGCCTGCATATGGTGATATTAGAGCAATGGGCTACTTTACTTTTAAACAATTCATCCTTCATTCAGTATTTTCCTAATGCCCTATTTGTCTTTTGCCCAATTTTGATCAAAAGGGTGCTTCAAGTTTCAGTATTTTACCTTCCTATGTATTACATTGTTGTGTCCAAGGTATATTTTGCCATGATTAAGAGAgtagtttaattttctttcatgaaattaacaaagttTGGGACTATATATATCTGTGGGAAGTAACAAAGTTTAGGACTATGTATCTGTAGGAACATGGTTCCTGTGCCCTTCATCATACTTTACTTGAAGAGATTTGCATCTTTCCTTGCTggaaagaacaaggccgcagcTCGGTTCCTTGACATACTGTTTGTGAGAGCCAAAGAGAAAGCTGGCCCTGTAGAGGAGTTCCAATGGCTTGGTCTGATGCTGTTTGTGGCTGTGCCTTTCCCTGGAACAGGAGCATGGACAGGAGCCATCATAGCTTCCATTCTTGATATGCCATTCTGGGCAGCAGTATCTGCAAATTTCTTTGGTGTTGTATTGGCTGGGCTTCTAGTAAATTTGCTGGTGAACCTTGGTCTCAAATATGCAATTATCACTGGTATTATCCTCTTCATTATATCCACATTCATGTGGAGCATCCTTCGGAACCTTAGGAAGTCTTTAAGCTCATCAAGCTGATATGACATTGGAAATTCTTGAAGTAATCCAATCCCTCGCAAGGGTTAACTgatgatctttgaattttgagaTTGTATGCTTTCGCTACTCACTTTCTACATGTTTATCCCTATCAATGCATATTTTGACTCAATACACAACATTTCTGTAGAAGATGTATGAATGCTTTGTGATTTCTGAAACTTGAATGTGAAGCAATATGAGATGAATCTCTCTCAAAGAGGTTATGGTAGCATCGTCACAGCCTCATACCTATGTATCTTGTTCCTAGTTTGGTCATGGTTTGGAGTAATTAAAGTAATGCGTCCTCCTCCTCATTTCAAACAACAGAGCCGAGTTGTTATGTTGGATCTGCAATGTGCTTGCAGTCGGATTAAGTTTTTCTTGTCACTTGATGAACATCTCTCATTTTGTTTGTGCTAGTTAAACCACAATGGATGGTTCACCTATGCTGCTCTCCAAATAAATTTACATGGGATATGTTCAATCATGAATATCATTCTATCCCCTGTTATTCTAAATCTATTTCTTCAAATGTTGGTAAAGAATTCCAAATGTACTGATCTTATGAACTTGTTAACATATGCTTCAAAGGAGAAGGATTTGCTTTCTGATAATGAAGCGATTGTCCTGGCTAACACCTTTGAAGAATGCTCTTGTAAAAGCTCTCGTAGAGATACTATGAAATAGTATATGTTTGTAGATCCTCTCCAGTTCTTGATATTTAGTCTTGTTTCGTCAGGGTACATCCTATGCCAGCTGGCTTTGTGGAAGGGGAATCCATCTTGGTGTCTTTTCCTATTGGGCTTAAGATtggatggttttttttttttttctgatatttCATTCCTCTCAGATTTTCTGAAGTAGAGTCGTTCTATAGTGAGAGCCTTATATATAGCCCTTAGGTGAGTTCTTATCTCTTAACTATTGGATCAGGCTAACTAATTTGATGTCCAACAGTTAAGAAATATAGCCTCACTTATAAGGCCCTTGTTATAGAATTCTTGTTCTGAAATGACCCACATTTTCATATAGTGGATTAAACTAGCGCAAAGCCCACCTCTTGTTTCTCATTTTTCAGCTGAAGGGCACAGCCCATTTTTAACTATGGGCTATGGACAACAACATTTAGACCTCGTTTGGTAAACTGATTGACTTAGATTAGATTGAAGTTGAGTTCAAATCAATTCTTATAAATCACACTCTTTTAAATGGTATTTGTAAAACACAATATGTTAATTAATAAGTCTAATTATGTTCATCAAACTTCGCATGAGAGGTTGGGTAGGCTAATATACCACACTCTTCGAATCAGCTGACGAAGAAGAAAGTGTGGGTAGGCTCGTGGTTAGTAGGACCCACGAAAGAGACCGCACACGAGTGACATCATCACCCAGACCCAGAGAGTGTGAGGTTGGTTGGTTGGATGATCAAGAGCTGACAGTGCTGTCTCAATACCAACAAAAGCCCATATCCCAGTCCCGGGGCCCAACTGCAATGCATGACCCGCCCCATTACATTCTTATCCTGCTCTGTCTCTACCCTCCTCTCCTGGAACAGAGACTGCGTAAAGGAACCCTTCTGCAGTGGGGACCAGCCCTTTCCAAGCTTTGCTCTCAGACCCACCATGGGATTATCGCCACGTTGCATGCATATCTGTATATACGGCCCACATGTGGGCCCGGCCCATTAAAAAGCCATCCCGGTGCATGCTCCTGCGGTGTGGTGGCATGCTTGGATACTGACACGTATGTGGTGGATGTTCAAGCCACTTCCGATGGTTCCGGACGAATGCGATTGTCTATTTCAGAAATGGAATGGGATTTTTGAGATCGTCAGTACTGTGTGGTTTGGGAGGAAATATCTAGAGTTGATGTGGCCAGTCCAGAGGCTGTCCCCACGTGGCATAACTTGCCAACTATGGACTTGTGCTTTACTTGTAGGTTTGCTCAAGCCATTGAAAGATGTGAAGCAGAGGCCTAAGTTGTAACATCTCACACGGAACATATGGATGGATGGGTGGTGGTGTTGCTTGACTGAATTATGCCTTTTTATCTCCTTTTTGTGATTGAGAATGTTGGTCGTGACAAAATTGGTAGAAATATGAGAGCATGACCAACCCGTTACCCGTCCTTCTAACGGCTATAATcataaattcaaattataaataaagtttcactgtgagaagaaaaagaaaagctgtTCCAAACCCTTCTACAGATGAAATTTGTGTATCCCCAATGATTAGAGCATGTCTTCAAATACTCCTACATGTGTGCCTTAACTTGGAATTGCTACTGGACCCTGCAACAAGAATCAAGAGCATGCAGTGCACTTTTGCACTCTTAAAAGTCTTGAAACCCAATTTGGTAGAAACAGAGCaagacttttttttcttttctttttttcagtttGGCCACAAAGAGAGTTCAACTTTGGTGGCAGCATCTTTTTAGCTCAAACTCTGTAATTTCTACGCCCTCCTTCCAAGTTGATGACGCAACTAGCTGGGATCAATTTTAATAAGCAGCACAAAGAGAAATAACCACATAAAAACAcggttgaaaattgaaattcaagcATATTTCAGTCCAAAATGAAGAATTTCTACTCTGGGGTCAAATCAATGTTAAcagtttctttctcttccacCGAATAAAgttgaaatttaaattttcacatCAAAGCAAAGGTTCTCTTTTCCACGTGAAGTGTGACAAACCAGTTAGACTTCATCTCTCAGAAGGTTTGCTCCAATTTTATATTTGCCCATGGACCATGCATGATGCAATCCATattccatcaaaacaattaaatataaaaacagaGCCCCATCTCAtgttattataatatacaccCATATCATAAGAGTGTGTTTACATATCGAGGGCACAATTTCTTGGGAAATCCAAACTTGCATCAGCAAGATTTTCTGTAACAGAAGCAATCTGCaggaaaaaacaaactttggtttagagaaaaaaaaattacatatgagTATTGAGATATTTAAAGCTTTAACGTAACCAAGGTGTCAACATCCCCAATAAGCTATCGGGGATTTGTGGGTCGGGGGTGGTGGTGTCGAAAAGTCATTGCCAATCACACACGAGTGATTGTCACTTGAAGATGAAACCATAcccaaaaatttgactttttcttttctttcttttatatttttaccaTCTTTTGCATATGCTTCTCTGTGTTCGGATTCAAACTCAGCTTGTCACGCTGCTATTAAAATATACTTGTCTTGGACGTTACTTCACAAAGATGTAACATTCAACACATTAATTAACAGAGCAAAAACATTATGAtaatcatctctctctctctctcctttggagTGAGTGTGCTGTGTTGAGCAAATATATTCTTCagaggaaatccaaaaatacaacaatCTTGACAGATAATTCTGTATTACTATATGCCAAGATTTCTTTTTCACTGCagtttgattattattattattattataacaaattAACAGTATTTGGGAGCCTGTGTATCTTATTGCATAAGGATCAATTTAAAACGCAGATTATCATATGCAGCAACATCAGATTTCCAGAATATGCATTAAGATACGTTACTTAATAAAAtgcactcaaaacccccaCGACTTCTAATGCATTTATGAAGGGAACAAAGCTTACcaacttttgttttctctttctttcttacttGCACTCAAATCCCTAAAGTTCTCATCTTTTTGCGTGGATATTGtgtctcttttttctttttcttttttttttgtcactcTGGATATTGCATCTTTGGCTCGTAGCCAAAAAAAACTATGTCGTCTCATAAACCCGGCAaatcaaaacataaaacatatGTGAACGTGCAAAATAATTGGATTTATTGCTAGTTAACTTAACCATAATTACAACTGAGAACTTCACATTTCATCACAGAGAAATATAGCAGTCTGTCAATGTGAAACATGataatctctctctcagtaAGGCCAGAAACAAAAGGGCTGCTGATCTTCCATAGGGAACACAAAATTATTAGAACTTGCGGGCGGCTCATCATAGCAGCTATCTTCAAGTTTTAAGTAGGGTGGGGGCAAAAGGGTCCTGCTgagatcatcatcttcatcttgtGAGAAATCCGACTGTTCAGCTGGTTCAAAGACATGAGAAGAATCAGCAGGCTCTAACAACGAAGAATGGTTTTCAGTGCAATGTGGGCTATCTGAGTCAAAAACATCACTTTTGGCAGAACTTGCATCCTCTTGCTTGCATACCACCATTGGCACATTATCAGAAGCTGCTGCATTTGGAGTTGCACTTTGGGGATTTACATCGGATGAAATAATATTGTTTGCATCATGTAACTCCAGATTTCTTTTTCCAGGCTTTCCTTTATCTTTCAAAATCAACATGTCCTTGAGGGAATCAATCTGTTCACACAAAGGAAAAATTAAACCATTTACTATTTTCTGAGTCAAAAGAGTTaacaaattactcaaatgaGGCATGCTGATCATATTGAATTTATTTACCTCATTCTTCAAACTTCCGTTCTCCTTGAGGAGATTGTCATGATCAGCCTTGAGCTTGTCAAAGCTAGCTTTCAATGAGTCATACTCCTTCTCCAGCTGTTTGTTCTTAAACCTCGCCCGCCGGTTTTGAAACCAAATTGCAACTTGGCGAGGCTGCAAGCCAAGTTCTTTTGCAAGTTGGGCCTTCCTCTCTGGTTCAAGCTTGTTTTCTACCTCAAAGTTCTTCTCCAGAAACTGAACTTGATCCACCGTAAGCCGCCTTTTCTTTCCTGGTTGATTAAGGCTTGCATCATAATCGTCATCCCCATTTTCTTTATCAATCGGTCGGAAGAATGACCTATCCAAGGAGTCTTCTCCACTTGCACTTTCAAAATGAACCATTGAATTTGAACCTGGAACAAAAACAAGGATCACCCAAATTTTAGACGGCCACACCTTTTTCAAGAACTCAATAGtgtaaatttcagataagCGTATTCGGTGGGGTTTTCTCTATATATCTTTCTTCTATTGATGAAAGTCTCCCCATTTTGTTTACAGAGAGGAACTGAAATTAGCAACTACAGGATGAATTCATTccagaacaaaaaaacaattacaaaccaaaaaaatcttACAGAAACGCAATAGAATATTGTGAGAGTTTATGCAAAAAGCTTCAAACTTTCTACTTAGCATGCAAAGAGCTACAAACTTCCAATCTTAGCATGCAGAAAGCTTCAAACTTTCCATCTTAACATGTTGGTCAAGCAGATTTACCCTGTTGATCAACCGAAACAGGTAACAAATAGTCGAAAGAATGTCAAAGATCCAGAATTTTTTTCAAG
This window encodes:
- the LOC18790532 gene encoding homeobox-leucine zipper protein HAT5, with the protein product MAGGKLYSASDMNVIFQNEKLPCSSDVLESIWVPTSSSSFHGSNSMVHFESASGEDSLDRSFFRPIDKENGDDDYDASLNQPGKKRRLTVDQVQFLEKNFEVENKLEPERKAQLAKELGLQPRQVAIWFQNRRARFKNKQLEKEYDSLKASFDKLKADHDNLLKENGSLKNEIDSLKDMLILKDKGKPGKRNLELHDANNIISSDVNPQSATPNAAASDNVPMVVCKQEDASSAKSDVFDSDSPHCTENHSSLLEPADSSHVFEPAEQSDFSQDEDDDLSRTLLPPPYLKLEDSCYDEPPASSNNFVFPMEDQQPFCFWPY
- the LOC18793852 gene encoding uncharacterized protein LOC18793852, translated to MAQFLSASTSPLTSNLSLGKTRFRFSPKHGRPSIAHSIQPPFNSNADLNFQTLSPLNPLLANSPLSHAATRVSSHGFLDKDEKDDILPVFEERPVKFVFWVLVWASVSLALFAASGDANAAAAAAADSIRASSFGLKIASALRGSGWPDEAVVFALATLPVIELRGAIPVGYWLQLKPVMLTVLSVLGNMVPVPFIILYLKRFASFLAGKNKAAARFLDILFVRAKEKAGPVEEFQWLGLMLFVAVPFPGTGAWTGAIIASILDMPFWAAVSANFFGVVLAGLLVNLLVNLGLKYAIITGIILFIISTFMWSILRNLRKSLSSSS